From Calliphora vicina chromosome 3, idCalVici1.1, whole genome shotgun sequence:
TGCTTTCTACGTTAGATAAATATTCTGCGCCGTTCTggaatatatcaaaaatattaaaaagaaaacacaaaaatattccTTTGCTTAAAGAAAATTCTAGAATATACAGTACACTAGAGgaaaaatgcaatatattaGCAGAcacgttttatttaaacaacaatttttcaaaCCATCTTAGTGATGACGAAACTATATTTGATGTTAATAATGCCGTAAATAGTATAAGACACACTGAAATAAATAACATATCCCAGAGTTATTATATATCTGCCGAAAATActtccaattttattaaaatgttgaaaaataaaaaatcacctggtatagatGAAATTAATAACAGATGTTTAAAAAATCTGCCAAAAAAAGGAAtcaaatatattacaaatatatttaatgcatgCTTAAAGCTATGCTACTTtccaaaacaatggaaaaagtCTAAAACAATAGCAATACCTAAACCAAACAAACCTGCTGAAGCTCCGGGGTCTTACAGACCTATTAGTCTATTACCAACAACCAGCAAAATATTGGAAAAGATAATTAAAGAGAAAATATTGAACTTTGTTGATTCACATAATATTTTTCCTACTAACCAATTTGGTTTTAGAAGACAACACAATACATCCCAACcattacttaaaattaaaaaactagttaaaaatgatttcgaaaatggaaaaTCAACAGGAATGGTTCTTCTTGACATTAAATCAGCCTTTGACTCTGTATGGCATAATGGCCTTATATACAAGTTAAAATCGTTTAATTTCCCACACGAAATAATCAAAATCATATTAAGTTTTCTAACTGATAGATCTTTTCGTGTTTATATAGGAAAAACAAATTCACGTGAGGTTCATATAAATGCTGGATGCCCCCAAGGTTCCTGTTTATCGCCAGTTTTATATAACATTTACATAGCCGATATACCGTCGTTTCCCTAttgcacaacaacaatttttgcAGATGATACTTCTATCCTAAGCTCCGACTTATAtgctgtaaatataaaacacaaCCTGGAACTAGCCTtagttgaaataaataaatattttacaaaatggaaaattttaataaatccgGAAAAAACAAAAGCCATATACTTTACGAGGAAACGTAAGCCCTGCTTTACACCCCAAAATCCATTGCAGTTCCAAAACCACAACATCAATTGGGAAGAAAATGTTAAGTATCTAGGTGTTATTCTTgatacaaaattcaattttaaaaaccacATTTCGTATATTGTGGACAAAATTAACAGGGTCACACATATGTTATACCCATTAATAAACAGAAAATCCGATCTttcaattgaaaacaaaaaaaatttaattaaatccaTTTTCCACCCCATAATGTTTTATTGCACACCTGTCTGGTCTACGTCAGCAAATTGCCACAGGAAAAAGCTCCAAGTGGCACAAAACaagcttttaaaaatgatttttaaacttCCTTGGCACTATTCAACGCGTAGACTCCACACACTCGCTGATTTTCCTACCATCAAtgttaaattgaattatttaacAGAAAACTTTATCAGAAGATGTGAACACTCAGAATTCCAGCACATAAACTAGCTAATCGCTTTAtaaattttacccttttttaaccTAGTTTTAGttcttaggttaggttaggttttccaggcagccacgaaatAAGGAAGATAGAAAGAGCAGCTCACATGGGTCCATCAATGGTccttttgtgttacctgaaagtagaagaaagaagaagaaagaGGGACAGATATAAGTGAAAAGGGAGAAGAAGAAGATTGAAGAAGTTAAGGAGGAGATGTAAGAAGAAAAAGAGAGGGAGGAGGAAGGAGATCTTGGAGAATTTACGTGCCAATGAGTCGGCGATCATTGGGTCACTCTAAAGTGATCCCCGTGTCTGGTCTTTTCAACCAATTACTTCTACCTATAAAGGCACTAATGccctcaagcctcatattcgagagctcagaGAGACTATCAAGGGAACGATGCCCCAGAAACCTtaggcgtagatctcctaatgccggacaatgacaaagaagatgaaaaatagtttcatcctcctcctcattttgacaacttctgcagaagtcgtggtacggcaaaccaagtctcctagcgtggttaccaaaggtgcagtgtccagttatgaccgccactacaccactcaattgtgagcgtgtAAAGCCAAGAAGATGAATTGTCCGTCCCCGATTTAGTCGGGGCCATATCGTCCTGGTCATAGTGCATGTGGGTTCACAGTCCCATCTTGcctgagcgagctcatagtagaagttactaatttgtagcttgcatttggataacggaatcccacataggaaatctatgtctccgtcaggtaACATGGCGCCTTTTCTCGCCAGATCATCGGCAACACAGTTGCCCGTAATAGTAATATCCCCGTGTCCCCGTACCCACTTGAGTACGACtattgaatgtctcgccatcctgtttaaggatgcccggcattcctggactaagTTAGATGTTGTGTATACACCTGTCAGGGATTTTATAGCTGcctgactgtcagtatatatacaaatatccctgtcagatatcttgttataactaaGCCAGTTAGCCGCCCTTTTGATGGCCGATAATTCAGCctgaataatgctacattcattCGGAAGTCTGAAAGATAACCTAATATCAAGTTCCCGAATATAGACACCTACGCCAACTCGATCTCCCTTCACAGAACCGTCCGTATAGACTGAGAGACCCATTGTGTCATGTAAGGGCCCGTTCATTGCTTCCGTACCACACGGAATTGAGAAATCGAAATTCCTCGCTAAGAAGGGCCTAGAAATGCAGTAATCGATATTCTCCGGAAGAGTCTGAATACTACCTATTATGCTGGCGTGACCATATGGAGCGTGTTTCCACGCACCAATCGCGTTTAGCCTAAAGGCAGAAGTAAATGCCATTTTTTCTTGCCATAAGATCCACAGGGATCCAGTTCAATATAGTAAAGAGCGACTTTGTTGCGGTCGTTCTTAAagctcctgttatcaggattgccattctCCTTAACACTCTCTCGAATAGCATACACGTCGAGCCACTGTCTAGTGCCTTCCACCAGACAGAAACTCCATAAAATAGTGTCGGCTTAATGACCGCATCACATAGCCAGTTGACAAACTGGGGTCTAATACCCCATTGCGTACCTATCGCCCTcttacagacatacatagccgTCAAGGCTTTTGACGTCCTTAAAAGGGTATTGGGTTTCCAGGATAGTTTACTATCCAGAATAACTCCTAAGTATTTCGCACTGTCCGATAGTGTTAGTTCAACACCATTTAATCGGGGAAGCGAGAAATGAGGAATCTTGTACCTCCTTGTGaacagtacaagttcagttttGCCTGGGTTTACACTCAATCCACTGTCCGTACTCCACCGACTCAGTATACTGAGTGCATGTTCCAGGCGTTGTGATATCGTGTCCAAGTGGATCCCAGAGACTGCCACCGCGACGTCATCCGCGTAGGCGACAGTTTTATAGCCTAAGAGATCCAATTTCCTGAGCAGACAATTTATGgccaaattccacagaagtggcgATAAGACACCTCCCTGAGGTGTACCCCTAGTGGCCATTCTCGTGATCACTGCCGTTCCCTTTTCGGAGCGAATGATCCTGTATCGTAGAAGGTTTGTGATGAACCTTACAGTTGATTGGTCTAAACCAAGATCCTGTAGAGCTGAAACGATAGTTGCAGATTCTACGTTATTGAAGGCTCcttctatatccagaaaggccACTAACGAGAAATTACCAAATTCAAGGGATTTCTCAATATATCCCACTAAGGAGTGAAGTGCTGTCTCAACGGATTTGCCTTTCATGTAGGCGTGTTGAGAGGGAGATACTGATCCTTGTTTCAAAGACACTCGTATGTGGATGTCGATGATTCTTTCAAGGGTTTTCAGCAAGAATGATGATAGACTTATCGGTCTGAAATCTTTTGCTTTGGTGTGTGACGCTTTCCCCCCTTTCGGAATGAATGTCACAGTGCATTCGGTCCACCGTTTTGGTATGTAGGACCATGCAAGACAGGCATGATAGATAGTTATCAGCCAAGGAGTGACTAGATCTATATTATTCTGTAGATCAGCGGGTATTATACCATCTGGGCCCGGAGACTTGTAAGAGTCAAAACtccgtatggcccattttatcaAATGTTCGTCAAGTATAATTGACGAAGTTGTCCGATTGTTCGGTTGGGATGCACTAGCAATATCCGGAGGCAAGTTCCCCGGAAAATGAGTGTCCATGAGTACTTCTAGTGTCTCACGTCCATCAGTAGTCCACCTACCATCCTGTTTCTGAATATAACCTTGAACAGTTGGTGTTTTCGATAAGATCTTGCGCAGACGATTTGTCTCAGAGGAACTTTCGACGCCGCTGCAGAAATTCCTCCAGGACTTACGTTTCGCGCTCCTGAccatattcttaaatttgttcaacataGACTTATACATTGACCAGTTGCCTGATCTTTTCGCCTCGTTGAATAGTTTACGACAATTACGCCTAGTGTTCGCTATGTCTAAAGACCACCATGGAGGTCTTACCTTTCCTCTGCGAGCAGAGGGAGTGCATGTACGTCTTGTGGCCTCACTGAGAGAAAGTGTGAGCTTTTCCACAGCGCTTTCAATGTCCCTAGTGTCACCTATGAGAGGGGGTGAGGGAAGTAAACCATCAAGGATCCGCCTGTGATCATCCCAATTGGTTTTCCTCCTATTTAGAAAAGGCTTTTCCTTCTCAACTTCCAATTCTATTAAGAATGTCAGATACCTGTGATCAGACAGAGAGCAATCATCTGAAACCTTCCAATTCCTTATGAGTTGCGAGTGGCTTGCACTGACAAGCGTAATGTCCAGAACTTCTTGCCTATTTGCTACCACAAAAGTAGGTTCTGAACCTCGATTGACAACTACCAGATTAAAGTCTAATATGAAGTCTAAAATGTACTCACCTCGTTCGTTTCTATCTGAGCTACCCCAGATTGTGTGGTGAGCATTTGCATCAGCTCCGATAATTACAGGAGTTCTGGCCCTATTTGCGGCACGCATCATATTAGATACCAGGTTATTCGGTGGTGGTTCAACCTGGTCGTGCGCCATATAGCTCGAGAGCAGCCACACCTTACCTGCACCTGTCTCCCAAGCAGCAGCTACTGTATCTTCATCGCTGTAATCAGGAAGAATGAAGATATTAAGATGGTTCTTAACCAAAATGCAAGATCTTATTTTACCTGTGCGTCTTATGTACAAAAGTTTGTACTTTTTGGCGTTGAGTCCACGAATTTCGCCATTGTGTATCCACGGCTCCTGGACCAACGCAATGTCCTCCCCATATTTAGCAATGTGGAGGAGCAGGGCAGCCGAAGCTGCCTTAGAGTGGTGAAGGTTCACTTGGATCGCCTTCACCATGGTCTGGATCATATATGACCGTAACGTCGATGTCTTCTGGGTCTGATTCCAGAAGAACATCTTCATCCTCCACATCACCCAGAGCGCAGAATAGGTCCCCAACCATACTGGAGTGTGATTGGGTCTCCATTTTGTCCTCAGAGCTTGCGGGGTCGTCCAGTTTAATTTTGCAGTCCATATCCTGCGGAGCTTCCAGTTTAACACCAGAAGTTTCGGGGTCGAGCTTGTCGTCACCACGGTAGATGCGCAGCTTGATACTATCGAAACCATAGTAAATCTTGCTTTGCCTCTCACGTAGTGGCGCCAAGGATTCCTTGTTAAGGACTACGACCACCTTTCTATGCGCACCTTCAGGAGCGGAAACCTTAACCACCTTCCAGTTATGGGTTGGTAGATCGGGATTACCGCTCTGAATGTATGCCAGAATCTCCTCAGGTTCATGTGGCTCCGCCGGAATAACTGTGACTGATCTCGGTCTACGAGGTATCTCGTTTACCGGGATCACGTCCAGTTTCGCGCCAGGCCACAATTCCCCTAGGGACGCAATTGCTAATTTTAGCAGTAGAGCTGAGCGGTCATTGGTACACGCTAGCAGTTTTACATGGCCTTGATACCAGCCAGCATCGTCGTTTTGCGGGGATGGACCGGGATTCTCCTTGAGAATCTTCCAGTATACCCCCAGCATACCCTGACGGATTTTCAGCCATTTCTCCTGGGAGATAGCTCCGTCATCAACACTCCTGTCGATAATAGCCCTTACAAGTGGATTGCGAGCAACTTCACTGTAAGGCCTTCTTATCACACGAGCCTCTTGCTTCGGACGTTTAGTCTTCGGCTGTGTGTTTTGCTGTTGGAGCAGCTCCTCCTCTGAGCGTTGCCGTTTGGGCCCAGCAGATGCGCCTTGGTTCGCTGCATCTGCGCTTGGAGGAGTGTTTGAGCTGTCCAGCTCAGCCAGTTGAGCCTTAGCCCAACTTAGTTTCGACAATTCGTCGATGTTAAGCGCATCGGCCGATTTGGATCCAAGCCGGTCGATAATGCGCATGGCGGCACGCCTTTGCACGAAAGCCCTCCTGGATGGTTCTTTGCGAATGGGGGCGTTCGGTTCTGCCGTAGTGGCGGGTGGGGCTACGGTGATGGACCCGACTTCTGGTTCGACGATCCAACCTGTAGCATTTTCGCAGGGACAACTGTCTTCTCGACAGTGTCCAATGCAGGGGCTGTTGCTGGTATATTACCAGCGAGGGCTAATGCAGCTTTTGAGGTGCTTGGCTTAAAGTCCAAGGCTACCTCGCTGCTTTTAGTCAAACTGTCACCAGAAGGTTGGACAGTCGACTGTTTGCAATCAGCCAGCATAGGTTTCCCCTGCTGGCcttttgctgtttgttttttgttattgttattgttttgtattgtgtTATTCATTTTTGTTCCCACGAGTGAGCGCGTAAGGGGATGGACACTCCATGCAGGGACGGCGTACATGGATTAGGCGAAAACTGTATTACAACCGACCCGTGCCCTGGCGTCGGAGGGGAGCTGTTAGCGACTAGTTATCTTTAACCACTTACTAGCCATTCAGGTCTTCGGCACTGCTACCATCACCTTGACCTTACAAGTGGGGGGGAAAGAAAGAGTAGAGAGAGAAAGAACAGTTTTGGTCCGCGGGTAGTAACACTAGAAGAGAGAGAGAATGTGTTAGCACTAGGTAACCATTTGTCAAAAATGTATCACCAGTAATAACAGTATCCTAACACCAATTACATCCTACTGTgaccatttgttataaaatgcatCACAGTATTATGATAGTCGGCTGACACATTTCCGTTTACCGACCTAGCTATGTCAAGAAGTTCAGACCATTTGTTAAAAATGCATCTTAAGATATTGACATCGCTTGAGCATTTGTCAAGGCTAGTGACCTGTTGTCAAAACAGTATCACTAGACTAGGCAGTTGCTCCCCCTATCCGCCACCTGGGACGCGTCCGATGGGAGACTGAGAACTCCACAGTTCTTAGTATAtagaaattaattcaaaaaggttttttaaattttttcctccAAAACAATTAACACATAAACTTATTATCAAtattacaacaaaacaaaatgtttaagtagAAAAGGAATATATTTATTGCTAACCTCTTTAAGTAATAAGATAAagtgtaaacaaataaatattaaaaataaacacataataataaaaaaaaaaaaaaaataaaaaaaactcaagatattaactggaatttgaaaaaggaaaaatatattgatgatctgataattctgatccaaaataaaaatgtgacaataactaaaccaaatttaatattgttgcaattttttgggggttttcccatttacataatgttagttatcaattggcaaaatatatattttttacctgacttttacaactatgatcaacaaaatttctactaaaaatacgaaagaaaatagtttagtgatacaatttgtataaaaatattttcaacattaatctaacaatatataaatagaatttctgaatttaaggaataagattttattgttttacgaaataaaaaataacgtaaaactgtcattccaaaagacagcgaaaaacccacgataggtcgctcatggcagctgacaaatgttctgttgatgtagcagtatagtaaaaaagtgcataagatacctatatgttttctaaaaataagttattgaaataatattgctaatttaattaagaatatcagtactttgtatttttttaattatgttttttggtagatataatcccactaatatatttttgaaatagtattttttttactaattacatactttcaattacaattattattttaaaaataacaattatgtatttccctttttcattattattttatgaaatatacttacaaactgtagcaatactctttctttatttcattctacatcaccataccataaataaattcacacttattcaatagcacacatataaaaattccttcatgaaaacaaaaacaatttgaataactttaataattcttgaaacagtTCGTACAAACGTTGTATCAtatcaaagcaaaaatatattcgcggcagcatacgatcatatacataacaaacctacattcgaatgatcgttttatttttgtaggacacaatactcactcacttttcaatgtcagtgagcgaaagaatgttacagaattgacgagtaaagtgaaacatgtgaaacattgaaaatgacaaatgaatgtgcttgtgcagctctttcataagtactgaaagaaacatgagcataaaacgCTCAGTgctcagttgaaaacgctcagtgctgagctgaaaacgctcagtatgatgaatgattcacttcgctcagttgagtgaatcgttcaattgaactaggtcattcatgagctacacaactctaaCATACACTGACCGCCATTTCCCTTTAGAATGTTTAAAGGacaattgaaacacaaaattttattttttcaacaaaaacaacaattcatttttattatacttCAGTTAAAACAAGTCTTTTTAAATTAACCTAATTTACAAATACGTAGCGTGGCGGTCCTTTACACATCCTAAAGGGGAAATGGCGGTGAATTTTGTCCATCAGTGTATGTATAATCTAAAAAAAGAGAGCTACAAAACATATTACAATAACTATAatttatcttttatagtttacgagatattcaccatttatttttgcaaatagcGGATCCAAATTTccagattttttcaaatatatattttttaattaacaactaattttttagtattataaggaaaaaattatttcaaaatcgataccaagtcaaaagtattgtgcacttaaattaaaaaaaattaaaaataatttttttacgcgatttttttcgaaaaaagtacttatattattctttagttatacagaaaatataaacaaaatagataatgcttttatatttttctcaacggtaacattttgggaaatactatagaagaaaaataatttcaatatttgtataagTGCATGGtcaagagccttccgaagtagacctattttttatctaaattttaaatttatgccaaattttctctaatcgcatagctgctttcaaaaaattaaaacatcttTTATAagccccaatatgttcttaaatattttgcaaaaggGAATTTATAGACCGGATCTCGGACTGGGAATTTTTGGATTGTCAATAACATTCACAAAATTCTTTCCTTATAATACTAATgaatttattgttaattaaaggatatatatttgaataaatcGGGAGAGATTTTGATCCgtaatttgtaaaaatacagACCAAGGTTGTTTAGGTTTCATCCTTTTGGTAATAACTACATTAAACgtattatactatttttaacaacgttagaatctattgttgcttccttttttatgcaactttgctggaagtattttactagattctagcgagtaaaccgttaacgggtccttaaatattgtttgccaCCAAATTATGCTTGTTATTTTAGCATAAAAAAACTCTTGTCAAATTGTCTTCGACATAAGCACTACGTGCATCTTACTGAAAAACGAAATATAGGCTGACTTCCAAAATATATCAATGCAAAGTTTGTATGCAGTTCTACTACGGTATTTTAATTATGCACATATTTAAACTTCCTAAACAATGCAACTATATACTTTGGTTACATTTACGATATGAAATGAACATAATGcaagttataatttttttcactgaaaaatatgtatataaaagtatttatttgttgtttatattaagtttttttatccAACTTCCATTTGTGAGTCGGCCATTTTCtatattcttttcttttttatttgtgtgcgtaaataaaaaattgtcaaagaAAGCATCAACTATAAAACCGATGCGTGATTGCTTTTTTACTGCGTTCAAAATACACAGTAAGCATTTTGTATGCCGGCATTATGAAACAGTATACTTTGTTCAAATACAAAGCAACTAACATTTTGGAAGTCAGCCTTATTCCTTATACgaggtaatatttatttacaataaaaagagatcttcgtctctaatttaaacttgaaatttttttgttttatttttataacaattttggaaaacttgGATTGATGCCAAACATTTGGTCCTAGCGAACTGGATTTTGAAACGAGTACTGGATCTTTAGGCATCATTGAACTCCATCATCCCTTGGCAACAATACAGTCCACCggcaatatatatttattacatattttgtttttcataaaataaggtacgtaaatatatttcaatttgagCAAAAGTGAagtcattaaaattattttgtttttaacgcgaaaaaatacatatttcatttgtgctttattttaaatactagcCGCCtagggagaagtgaatctatgcctattcgggacgaacaggctttagcggggggcagtgttacgaaattgtacttgaattcaaatataacgattttaatataattttaagggctgatttaaaagtagcataatgctttcaaattaCAGTGCTGTAattgcaaactgtaacatatctgtgggcattattaaataaaagctttcagttgaccattgatcgtaagttggcaacgtaagttaaagaacattgtagaaagtacaccacagatggcgtatgatctagaatattcgaactttgacagttaaagagcaatctagagtgcagatggcagtgttataaatagtggcagaggttgcagtcgtgagtgagtttatcagagacgcttttcgaataaacatcaactaagtgccttaaagtgtgttgtgtgttttcaagtaaattcgtgtacattataaattgtgtctgtatttctgagaatttataaacgtgtataaaaaacattgagtggctatttaattctgtggttgttgtacattttaaataattaaagagttgttacaatttttaaactatgtactaaacggcttttatttgcaatcaaaagtatccggtttatttaaaggaaataaactaacgttttgaaaaggttaaaacgtaacaatatgtttaaaatagCTCTTAATACCTCACAAAGTGCACTAAGATTCTCAAAAACCTTTGCGTAGAAGTTTTGTGCGTGAAagggttaaataaattttgtatggaaaaattcAAGTTCTAAACCGAATatccgaatatcaaaaatcttacTATGCACTGTTACacgctgggctattctgaagattccctgaaaacttcatcaaaatcggtccagccgttttttatacccttcagggtatatataagtttgtcattccgtttgtaatttctacatttttcatttccgaccctataaagtatatatattctggatccttatagatagcggagtcgattaagccatgtccgtctgtctgttgaaatcaattttctggagaccccagatatcttcgggatccaaatcttcaataattctgtcagacatgctttcgagaattttgctatttaaaatcagcaaaattggtacacaaatggctgaaatatgaggaaaaaaccaagacaacctcgatttttgacctatatctggattattaagacattaatatagacaatatggatatctaatgatagacatttcaaagacatttgcaacgacgtatgtaagaccatagtaagttggatctacaatgggtcaaaaaatgtttaacccgaatttattttttcaaaaaaaaaattaaaaaactaaaaaaaaaatttttaaaatttaaaaaaaaaaaatttaaatttaaaaaatttacaattacaatcgaaaaaaatttttttccaaaaaattaaaaaaaaacaaccagaaaaaaaaatttaattttgtttacctaaaaatatttaaaattttgaagtataatttggtgaagggtataaagattcggcacagccgaatatagcactcttacttgttatatatatagatggc
This genomic window contains:
- the LOC135953799 gene encoding uncharacterized protein LOC135953799 — encoded protein: MNNTIQNNNNNKKQTAKGQQGKPMLADCKQSTVQPSGDSLTKSSEVALDFKPSTSKAALALAGWIVEPEVGSITVAPPATTAEPNAPIRKEPSRRAFVQRRAAMRIIDRLGSKSADALNIDELSKLSWAKAQLAELDSSNTPPSADAANQGASAGPKRQRSEEELLQQQNTQPKTKRPKQEARVIRRPYSEVARNPLVRAIIDRSVDDGAISQEKWLKIRQGMLGVYWKILKENPGPSPQNDDAGWYQGHVKLLACTNDRSALLLKLAIASLGELWPGAKLDVIPVNEIPRRPRSVTVIPAEPHEPEEILAYIQSGNPDLPTHNWKVVKVSAPEGAHRKVVVVLNKESLAPLRERQSKIYYGFDSIKLRIYRGDDKLDPETSGVKLEAPQDMDCKIKLDDPASSEDKMETQSHSSMVGDLFCALGDVEDEDVLLESDPEDIDVTVIYDPDHGEGDPSEPSPL